One window of Scheffersomyces stipitis CBS 6054 chromosome 1, whole genome shotgun sequence genomic DNA carries:
- a CDS encoding predicted protein gives MTTNHRPTLESKRGKVNSITDTISHSRALPQQTTLKYREDGSKVEHKKGKRALEELKTELLIREGRLPELSENDHISKRIKLKENHENLQIKETEEGNNDIGIDDDNEDKIDNKSDEDGDVSNDNEGDDIDSYSGSEDSESDDEGDSEDETELLLAELAKIRQERQEEKERVEEQAKIDRALSSNPLVSVKSEDKDKIEEAPKKKSWRSTTTFSNRPNKVSEQDTYTNDTLRSKHHQNFLNKFVR, from the coding sequence TTCGAGAGCTTTACCTCAGCAAACGACATTGAAATACAGAGAAGATGGGAGTAAAGTAGAGCACAAGAAAGGAAAGCGAGCTCtcgaagagttgaagacCGAATTGTTGATTAGAGAGGGTCGATTGCCAGaactttctgaaaatgatCACATTTCAAAGAGAATAAAGCTAAAGGAAAATCATGAAAACTTACAAATTaaagaaactgaagaaggaaacaaTGACATTGGGATAGATGATGACAACGAAGATAAAATTGACAACAAAAGTGACGAAGATGGCGACGTAAGCAATGATAATGAAGGTGACGATATTGATAGTTACAGCGGGCTGGAAGATTCTGAATCAGATGACGAAGGTGATTCGGAGGATGAGAcagaacttcttcttgcgGAGTTAGCCAAGATTCGACAGGAAAGACAAGAGGAGAAGGAAAGAGTCGAAGAACAAGCGAAGATAGACAGAGCATTACTGTCGAATCCATTGGTGTCAGTAAAAAGCGAAGACAAAGAcaaaatagaagaagcgccgaaaaagaaaagctGGAGACTGACTACTACCTTCAGCAATAGACCCAACAAAGTTTCGGAACAGGATACATATACAAACGATACACTTAGATCTAAGCACCACCAAAACTTCCTTAACAAATTCGTTAGATAG